Below is a window of Rhizobium jaguaris DNA.
CTGCAATTCGGCGGCATCGGGAATGAAGGCGACATAATCTTGAGGTACCAGGCCGGAAGCGAGAGTCAGCTTTTCAGCGCTCATGCCAAAATCCGCATTCATCGCATTGGCCGGCCCGGCGACCTTGAACGAGTAGCCCATCTGCTGCAGCCCGCCGTTGCCGAGCGGGGTCGTTACGGAAATATCCCTGGCGGAAACAGACTCGTCGAGTGAACCGGCAAGCGGCATCGCGTTTCGCAGCAATGCCTTGAGCGCCGCGGTCTCGCTGTCGGAGAGGGTCTTCGTATCTTTATGGTCGGAGATAAAGCGCAGAATTTCATTCAGCGCCTTCAACGGCAGCTTAGTCGCGTTGGCCTTGAAATCGATCGTCCCGATCTTGAGCTCGCCAAGCGGCTCAGTATCGGAGGAAATCTTGTCATAGAAAGATTGCAGGCCACCGCCCATCTGCATGTCGAGCCTGTCCGGGTCGCCGTTGCTGGACGAGGAAAGCGTATAGCCGACACCATCGATCGTGATGTCGTTCTTTTGCACACCATTATCGGTGGTCTTGGTCGCGACAATGATGCCGCTGCCCTTCACGTCCATCGAGCGAACATAGTGAAGTGCGGGGTCGAAGACGCCCGCGAAACTGGAGGATGCCAGCGCATAGCGGAACTCGGCATCCGGACCACTGCCGGGCTTCGAACGCGCCGTTACGTCGATCGCATTGTTGCCCTCGATATTCCAGAGGCCGTTATCCTGCGGCGTCGCAAGAGCCATTAGTGGCTTGAGCCCGGTAATGTCGAAACCGGTGACGTTCAGCTTGTCGAAGAGTTTCTGCAGGTCATAGGTGACCTCGTAGTGACCGTTCGCCGGCGTCACTGCAACAAACCCGCTCTTGACGAGATCGTCGGGCAGGAAATGCGTCAGATTGCCGAGCAGGTCCTTGGCCCCCTGTTCGTTGACGTCGGCCGCCTGCGAGGCGCCAGCCAGACCGACGGCGAAAACCGCCGCAGCGGTAACTGCCTTGAAACGCATAATTCACTCCCCCAATGATGCTAGGAAAAACAATTTGAAAGCGGGAAAACCCTAAACGAGATTCTCAATTGAATGATGACGCCGCAATGCGCACCGGCTGCAAGCCCGGACGAAGCATCAAAGCCCCTTCATCACTTGCCCGTTCACCGTGACGGTCCGATTTTCATCCATCGTGACATCCCAGCGCAGACGACCATCGGGATCGGTCTTGGCAAAGCCCTTGGCGGCCATCAGGCTGAAAGAAACGCTGTTCAGTCGCTGGTCGGTCTTTGCCGCTTCCTGAATGGCCGCGATCGTCTTGTCGAAATCGCGGGCAAGGATCGTCGCCTGCAGTGAGTAGCTTACATGGTGCTTCGTGGAGCCCTTCAACGCGCCGGAAACCTCAATATCATAGACACCGGAAGCCGCGCTGATCCGAGGAAATTCGAGGGTCCCATAGCCGCTCGGAAACATGATGCGCTTCAATGCTTCGCCGGAGACTGGCCCAGCGCGCGACGTCACCGACTCCAGAGCCGTGTCGATGAGACCATCGAAATTGACGTTGGGAATTCCGAGTTGCACATCGAGCGTCTCCGGCAGGAAGGCCGCGTAGGCTTGCGGAATGAGGTCCGCGTCCGGTGTAAAATGCTCCGCCCGCAGGCCAAAATTGATGTTGGATGCCTTGGTCAGACCATCCATCTTGAAATTGTAGTCCAGCGTCCTGACGCCGACCTTGCCGTTTTCAGTCGCCACGAGCGCGTTGTTCAGCGTCACTGACTCATTCAGCGAACCAAACACGGGCAAGGCACGGTGCACCAGTTCCTCGAACTTCTCGCTGCCGCTCTCCGACAACTGTTTTGCCTTGACGTGCTGAACGAAGAAACGGACGAGTTCACGCAGCTCCTTCACCGGCAAGCTCGTCGCGGTCACTTTGACATCGACACTGTCGGCGCTCAGATTGACGGGTGGGAGACCGGGCGCTGCCGCCGTGACTTGTTCGTTAAGACTCTGCAGCGTGCCCTGCGATTGCAGGTCCACTTTACCGGCCTCAGTGCTGTCCGTCACCGCATGGGTGAAGGACGCGCTATCGATCGTGGCATCTATCTTGTGCCCGCTATTTTTGCCGTTGCCGATGCTGGAGAACTTGATGCCATTGTTCTTCATTTCCATCGACCGCATCATCTCGATCGTCGGATCGAAAATGCCGTCAAGGGAACTGGATGCAACCGAATAGGTGGCGTCAGACGCTGGGGAATGAACCGAAACGTCGAGGCTATTATCGCCCTTGAGACGCCATCTGCCTTGGTCGACCGGCTGCGCGAACAACGACAGCGGCTTCAGGCCGGTAACGGAAAGCGCGCCGGAATTGATCTTGTCGAAGAATTTCGCGAGATCGTAGGTGATCTCGTATTGATCGCCGGCGGGCTTGACGGCGACGAAACCGCTGCGGGCGAGATCGCGCGAAAGCGAATGCGTCAGGATATTGCGCAGTTCCCTGGCGCCCTGCTCATTGACTTCGGCCGCCTGCAAAACGCCAGTGAGACCGATGAAAAAAACTGCGGCGGCGGCGATAGCCTTGGGGCGCATACCCGATCTCTCCTTTGACGCTGACCGATTGGAGTCGACTGTTGAAGAGGCCGAGGGTATATGTCAAGCCATTGATAGAAATAGCATCGTCGGCTCTTCACCATGAGTTGCAATGTCATCACAGATGCGCTTTCCGGAGATGCTTGCACCGACGGCCTCTTTGTATTATACGCCACGCGTCCGCGTAGACACCCTTGGAGGCAACGCGGATGAGGCAGGGCTAGCCCTCCTCCAGTTCAATCGATCCCGGCATGCCGAATGATCGGATGAACTCTCCAAATAACCTCGAAAGGAATAGCCATGAGCCACGAAAACTACGAGCTCAAGGCCGAGGCGCGCGAACGGGTTGGTAAGGGGTCCGCCCGTGAACTTCGCCGCAACGGTTTGATTCCCGCTGTCATCTATGGTGACAAGCAGGCCCCCATTTCGATCGCTCTCAACACCAATGAGGTGACGAAGCGCATCCATGCCGGTGGTTTCCTCACCACGATCGCGACGATCGACGTCGAAGGCAAGAAGATCAAGGTTCTGCCGAAGGACTACCAGCTCGATCCGGTCCGCGACTTCACGGTCCACGTCGATTTCCTGCGCGTTTCCGGCAACACCCAGGTGACCGTTGAAATCCCGGTTCACTTCGTCAACCACGAAAAGTCCCCGGGCCTCAAGGCTGGCGGCGTGCTGAACATCGTTCGCCACGAAGTCGAAGTCCACTGCCCGGCCGATGCGATCCCGGAATTCTTCACTGTTGACCTCTCCGGTCACAAGGGCGGCGCCAGCATCCACATTTCGGAAATAACCCTGCCGAAGGGCGTGTCCCCGGTCATCGCCGACCGCGACTTCACGATCGCAACGATCGTTGCTCCGGCTGCCGGTCTTGCCGAAGAAGAAGAAGGCGGCGAAGAAGAAGCCAACGCTTAATCGGCATCTTCATCGCTACGCATTCAAACCCGCCTCCCCTCGGGGATGGCGGGTTTTTCATGCGCAGATTCTAATAAAAGTAGTAAAAGAT
It encodes the following:
- a CDS encoding 50S ribosomal protein L25/general stress protein Ctc, with amino-acid sequence MSHENYELKAEARERVGKGSARELRRNGLIPAVIYGDKQAPISIALNTNEVTKRIHAGGFLTTIATIDVEGKKIKVLPKDYQLDPVRDFTVHVDFLRVSGNTQVTVEIPVHFVNHEKSPGLKAGGVLNIVRHEVEVHCPADAIPEFFTVDLSGHKGGASIHISEITLPKGVSPVIADRDFTIATIVAPAAGLAEEEEGGEEEANA